From the genome of Nicotiana tabacum cultivar K326 chromosome 17, ASM71507v2, whole genome shotgun sequence:
CTCATGTTCCTATGGGATTCCCCCCTCAAAGTGCGAGCATGGTGCAACCCGGTCCAGTTGTTCCTCGGTCACCCGTAGATTCCCAGTTTTCTGCTGCCAGGGCGACCAtgcatccatcttcaccaccagcaGGTCCAGCTTATCCTGCTGCCAGACCCGGCTTTCAATCTGCTTTTCCAGGGTATATAAGTCATCAAAATACAGCGGGTGCACAGGTTCAACCAAGACAATCTTTAGCCTTTCCTTCTCAGCAAGGTGGTTATGTTCCGACAATGCCAGCAACATCTAGCCCCTATCTTGCCCAACAAGGAGGCTATGCAGCTCCACCATCAGTAGCATCTCAACTGGGTAACTCAAGGGAACAAATGCAGCATCCCGGGTCTACACCTCCTACGGCAGTTATGCAGGGTTTAGAAGAAGATTTCAGTTCCTTCTCTATTGGGTCTGTTCCAGGATCATTTGATCCGGGGCTTGATTCTAAAGTTCTACCAAGGCCATTGGAAGGTGACCTGGAACGGAACACTTTGTCCGAGATGTATCCGATGAACTGTAGTTCAAGATATTTGAGGCTAACGACTAGTGGCATACCAAATTCTCAGTCCTTGGCTTCAAGGTGGCACTTAACTCTTGGAGCAGTTGTTTCTCCTCTTGCTGAAGCTCCTAATGGGGTTTGTACCCATGAAATGTAACAGTTACATATTTGATACTGAAAGCTTTATTTCGTTGTGCAAATCTCTTATTGCTCTATCCGCAAAATTTCTTTATCCAGGAAGAAGTTCCAGTAGTTAATTTTGCCCGAACTGGCATCATACGGTGTAAAAGGTGCCGGACTTATGTAAATCCCTATGTGACGTTTACAGACAGTGGAAGAAAGTGGCGATGTAACTTATGTGCATTGCTTAATGATGGTAAGTATTGTCAACTCCTCAGTATTGATTCTGCTCTTAAATCTCTTCTCTATTACATTTTTTTGAAGCCGTATCGTCTGATTTTGATGTGCTTAAAAGTGCTAATATTGTGTAGCGAAAACAGGTCAAGTCCACCAATattttatactccctccgtttcaatttgtTTGAACCTTTTCGGAGTACGAGGGTCAAATTGCCTAATTTCAGTGTGAATTCGGACATAGATTCTTTAAGTTGTTTGAAATAAAATTCACATATTTAGAAACTACATAAAAAGTACTATAAGCCACAATagttaacaattcaaaatatttaaaaaatatttgcaAAAAATACGGTCAAAGAAATTTTGTTTGACACTTTGAGTCCCCAGATAGTAATAGGTTCATTCTTTTTGAATCGGAGGGAGTAACATTTCTAAGCGAACTTCTGTGTGTACTTATCGGCTTTCCAATGTTAGGTAGGATGGAAGGAGTGGAGTGGGGagtgaaagagagagagagaagtggGGTTAATGGGAATGAAGCGTCACACCCTTCTACACTTATGACTTTGTGTACATGGGATTATGGGAATGCAAGGGTTGCAATGTCGCAAGATGACCTTGATTAAGTAACTGTAGATACTCTCAGATCTATGGAGCGAATTCAGAGATAAATTTAAAACTAGTTAAACTAAGAGGCTTTTTTTTCATGATGTTGCCTTACATATTCTAAGTAGGCCTTTTCCACTTATTTGCATCTTTTGTTAGTCTTTCTTCAGTTTTTCACTCACCTTTTATTGAAAATGCTGctaataatattttaaaactcAACCAATGCCCTCTCTCTATTTGTGACTGCTGAAGAGGTCATGGCCTGATATGGTTAATTTGTTAGGTTAACATCTCAGTGTATGTTCATATTGATGTTCCATTCCATGTCAAACCTTCCAGCTGGGTAGCAgttgtgtttttatttttatttttaaacttgCAGATTTCTCTCTTTGCTACCGTAACATATATACGAGTAGATTCACTTGTCCTATTTTGAGGTGCATTGGCTCATCATTCTCTTTATGTCCAGTTCCTGGCGAATATTTTGCCTATTTGGATGCCAGTGGCAGAAGAATCGATTTGGATCAAAGGCCTGAACTTACCAAGGGGAGCGTGGAGTTCATTGCTCCCACTGATTACATGGTCCGGCCTCCAATGCCTCCACTTTACTTTTTCCTCATCGATGTATCTGTATCTGCTGTGAAGAGTGGAATGCTCGAGGTATGCATTTGTGTTGTAGTTATCAAGCTTTGCAATTTGCATCTAACTGAAAAGCATGTCAATCCAGACTTTAATTTACTTATGACAACTTATCCTCCTTGTATACATTTTGCTCACTAACTGATGCTCCTCATATTGTCCATTTTTTGATAGGACCTCTACTTTGCCCATTATAATACCCAATAAATATTGGAATGCTTTCCCGGAAGCAGAGGAAAATATGAACCTGAAACCATATAGGTTTAGTCACAGGGCCTTCTCTATTCTTTTTTTGGTTAATTATTTTTTGCTTAATTTTCAGTGCCTAGTTATTCTTGAGGTCAGCTAATTCTTACACTTTTCTTTTCTAAATTTTTTGGGGTAGGGTTGGCCCTTTGAATAACTGGGTTGGGGAAGGTAGAAGAGGAAAGGCCTTTGGTGGGATTAGAACCCTATACCGAAGTActtattaaaaaaaaggaagaacCCTATACCTAGGTGAGGCAAAGTGGTGTTGTAACTGCAAGGCTGGAATCTCAATATCTACAAATTTCTCTTTGTAATGGCTACTGGATGCAATTTCTCCTGGTTAAACCATTAAAACTTCATAGACATATTTACtttattctctttctttctttttttttgggtaagAAAAGGTGGGCATGAACCCTTGAAAACAACAACCTGACTCCTATGGAGTCTTGAATCTGCCAGAAGCCTAAGCCATAGGAGGTTCAGCAAGAAATTGGACACCAGGGCCGAAATAGTAAGCGAAGTGAGACTGTAAATCTACTGAGAACTGAGAAGTTTGTTTCTCAATGAATATGAGAGATCAAAATTTGATCAAAGgaactcatggcttgaacaataCTATGGATGAGACCAGAAAGCGACGCATTGAGAGCACATTTCTACTTTAGTCTCTTTCTTTACCAGTTTACAAATCTTTTTCAGGTTGTATCACAAACGATCAAGAGTTGTTTGGACAATTTGCCTGGCTTTCCCAGAACACAGATCGGGTTTATAACTTATGACAGTACATTACACTTTTATAATATGAAGGCAAGTGATTTGATGTGGGCGTACTTTTAATATCCTTCTAGTGTATAAATTATAAGGTTCTTTTGCTCTTCTGCCAGTCATCCTTGACTCAGCCACAAATGATCGTCATGTCAGATCTGGACGATGTATTTATTCCGTTGCCAGATGATCTCCTTGTCAATTTGTCGGAATCAAGAACTGTGGTAGATGCATTTTTAGATAGCTTGCCTTCAATGTTCCAGGAGAATGTAAATGTGGAATCAGCTTTTGGTCCAGCTCTTAAAGCAGCCTTCATGGTTATGGTGCGTGGACTTCTTTCTACCATCTCTGTACATGATTTGTTGATTGAGTTATGTCCTTGGTATCAGAGAAGTTTGCTGTCCAAATTTAGTCAATCGTAAAATCACCTTTTTTGCCATATGTTGACTCCACACTGACTAATCTTGCTTCTTTGCTTCCAGAGTCAACTTGGTGGTAAATTGCTGATCTTTCAGCACACTCTTCCATCATTAGGTGTTGGCCGCTTAAGACTGCGAGGAGATGATCTTCGTGTTTATGGAACTGACAAGGAGCATACATTGAGAACTCCAGAAGATCCTTTCTATAAACAGATGGCTGCCGATTTCACCAAGTATCAAGTAGCAGTTAATGTATACGGTTTCAGCGACAAATATACTGATATAGCTACATTAGGTAGTTGATCTTTCACTGTAACAACATATTGATATATCTATATTAGGTAATTGAACGTCCACTATAACTAACATCTAAAAAACTAGAATGGAAAAGCAAAACTTCTTACAGCCTGTCTTCTATGATGTCGTCCAACTAGCTTTCTTTCTCGACTTGTCTCTACTTGTTTGATTGATATTTCTGTGTCGTTGCCTAAAACTCAGATATACCATCTATTCCAGACAcaaacagtttaataattttaAGATGTGAATCATTAGTTTTTGCGCCTTATGATTTTCCAAATGTTTAAATTCACTTGCCGATGTATGTGAGGCCTTTTAATTAGCCAAACTAAATCTGGTCTCTATAAAGAGACCTCAAAGAGATGTTCGGCGCAGAAGGCTGATTTGGCAACCGCCTTGATAATTTCAATAAACTGTGCTTTTACTTTTAAGTTTTATATAAGTGTAAGTAGCTCTGAATGTTATTAGTGCATATGCGCCGCAAGCGGGCTtagatgaggaggttaaaagAAGCTTCTGGGAGGGGCCGGACGAGATGGTGCGTAGTGTGCCG
Proteins encoded in this window:
- the LOC107759474 gene encoding protein transport protein SEC24 A-like isoform X2, coding for MGTEYPNGPAIPSRPVSPFSVPQSSTPFQSSGPVVGSEASAFRHSSPSSSQITSLSSASGAMVGTEASAFRTMPSGMPNDAARLPPTSPSPYGPPAAGPYQRFPAPQFSSTAGVPPPRSSLAGQPVLQPPVRPVSGPFSTSHVSLNPQIQPPHVPMGFPPQSASMVQPGPVVPRSPVDSQFSAARATMHPSSPPAGPAYPAARPGFQSAFPGYISHQNTAGAQVQPRQSLAFPSQQGGYVPTMPATSSPYLAQQGGYAAPPSVASQLGNSREQMQHPGSTPPTAVMQGLEEDFSSFSIGSVPGSFDPGLDSKVLPRPLEGDLERNTLSEMYPMNCSSRYLRLTTSGIPNSQSLASRWHLTLGAVVSPLAEAPNGEEVPVVNFARTGIIRCKRCRTYVNPYVTFTDSGRKWRCNLCALLNDVPGEYFAYLDASGRRIDLDQRPELTKGSVEFIAPTDYMVRPPMPPLYFFLIDVSVSAVKSGMLEVVSQTIKSCLDNLPGFPRTQIGFITYDSTLHFYNMKSSLTQPQMIVMSDLDDVFIPLPDDLLVNLSESRTVVDAFLDSLPSMFQENVNVESAFGPALKAAFMVMSQLGGKLLIFQHTLPSLGVGRLRLRGDDLRVYGTDKEHTLRTPEDPFYKQMAADFTKYQVAVNVYGFSDKYTDIATLGTLAKYTGGQVYYYPSFQAAVHKDKLRHELARDLTRETAWESVMRIRCGKGVRSTTYHGNFMLRSTDLMALPAVDCDKAYAMQLSLEETLLTSQTVYFQVALLYTSSSGERRIRVHTAAAPVVSDLGEMYRLADTGAIVSLFTRLAIEKALTSKLEEARSFIQLRIVKALRVYRDLHAVQHCLGGRMIYPESLKCLPLYGLALCKSIAFRDGHADARLDERCTAGYTMMALPVKTLLKLLYSQLIRVDEYLLKKPSLAEDSIDIWNGLPLAAGSLDPQGLYLYDDGFRFVLWFGRMLSPDILNNLLGENFAADFSKNLFQRWWQVF
- the LOC107759474 gene encoding protein transport protein SEC24 A-like isoform X1; this translates as MGTEYPNGPAIPSRPVSPFSVPQSSTPFQSSGPVVGSEASAFRHSSPSSSQITSLSSASGAMVGTEASAFRTMPSGMPNDAARLPPTSPSPYGPPAAGPYQRFPAPQFSSTAGVPPPRSSLAGQPVLQPPVRPVSGPFSTSHVSLNPQIQPPHVPMGFPPQSASMVQPGPVVPRSPVDSQFSAARATMHPSSPPAGPAYPAARPGFQSAFPGYISHQNTAGAQVQPRQSLAFPSQQGGYVPTMPATSSPYLAQQGGYAAPPSVASQLGNSREQMQHPGSTPPTAVMQGLEEDFSSFSIGSVPGSFDPGLDSKVLPRPLEGDLERNTLSEMYPMNCSSRYLRLTTSGIPNSQSLASRWHLTLGAVVSPLAEAPNGEEVPVVNFARTGIIRCKRCRTYVNPYVTFTDSGRKWRCNLCALLNDVPGEYFAYLDASGRRIDLDQRPELTKGSVEFIAPTDYMVRPPMPPLYFFLIDVSVSAVKSGMLEVVSQTIKSCLDNLPGFPRTQIGFITYDSTLHFYNMKSSLTQPQMIVMSDLDDVFIPLPDDLLVNLSESRTVVDAFLDSLPSMFQENVNVESAFGPALKAAFMVMSQLGGKLLIFQHTLPSLGVGRLRLRGDDLRVYGTDKEHTLRTPEDPFYKQMAADFTKYQVAVNVYGFSDKYTDIATLGTLAKYTGGQVYYYPSFQAAVHKDKLRHELARDLTRETAWESVMRIRCGKGVRSTTYHGNFMLRSTDLMALPAVDCDKAYAMQLSLEETLLTSQTVYFQVALLYTSSSGERRIRVHTAAAPVVSDLGEMYRLADTGAIVSLFTRLAIEKALTSKLEEARSFIQLRIVKALRVYRDLHAVQHCLGGRMIYPESLKCLPLYGLALCKSIAFRDGHADARLDERCTAGYTMMALPVKTLLKLLYSQLIRVDEYLLKKPSLAEDSIDIWNGLPLAAGSLDPQGLYLYDDGFRFVLWFGRMLSPDILNNLLGENFAADFSKVNLLTTIAVETVEVLLSNCYNTKDEFDG